A section of the Pleuronectes platessa chromosome 7, fPlePla1.1, whole genome shotgun sequence genome encodes:
- the fezf1 gene encoding fez family zinc finger protein 1, which translates to MDGPLRRPAGILGSPPASGSQPAGSDMLTSGGSSSKPLAFSIDRIMARTPEPKSIPLPSWFQSAPVGKPDVCPSSLHCMIPLVPLGYEPGHRLSITGLDPGHFEATSVAAPADFLGFGLNYKNQQEDSAVSQSAGQYKLFRPRVVNQSSFPTMGTVCYLNCSGDTGAGPPPAGLVNLHPMASYLLTARHKAFMAEKSKTGLQQAGERYPVSSVQAFKELSHSHIQHYMKERDHLLTDKIFKESAAAAARLSGSCPGSKPKVFTCEVCGKVFNAHYNLTRHMPVHTGARPFVCKVCGKGFRQASTLCRHKIIHTQEKPHKCNQCGKAFNRSSTLNTHTRIHAGYKPFVCEFCGKGFHQKGNYKNHKLTHSGEKQFKCSICSKAFHQVYNLTFHMHTHNDKKPFTCPTCGKGFCRNFDLKKHIRKLHDSVSSQSPSQA; encoded by the exons ATGGACGGTCCTCTCCGCCGCCCAGCGGGGATTCTAGGCTCCCCCCCGGCTTCTGGGAGCCAGCCCGCGGGCTCCGACATGCTCACCTCCGGCGGCAGCAGTAGCAAGCCGCTCGCTTTCTCCATCGACCGGATTATGGCCAGGACGCCCGAGCCCAAGTCAATACCGCTCCCCAGCTGGTTCCAGTCCGCTCCCGTGGGGAAACCCGACGTCTGCCCGTCCTCGCTTCATTGTATGATACCACTGGTGCCGCTCGGGTACGAGCCGGGCCACAGGCTCAGCATCACCGGGCTGGATCCGGGTCACTTCGAGGCTACTTCAGTCGCCGCTCCCGCAGACTTTTTGGGCTTTGGGTTGAACTATAAGAACCAGCAGGAAGACTCCGCTGTGAGCCAAAGCGCCGGCCAGTACAAACTCTTCAGACCCCGGGTGGTGAACCAGTCCTCCTTCCCCACCATGGGTACCGTGTGCTACCTTAACTGTAGCGGGGACACGGGCGCCGGTCCCCCGCCGGCCGGCCTGGTCAACCTGCACCCGATGGCCTCGTACCTGCTCACCGCCCGGCACAAAGCCTTCATGGCGGAGAAGAGCAAGACGGGCCTGCAGCAAGCCGGGGAGCGGTACCCGGTGTCCAGCGTGCAGGCCTTCAAGGAGCTGTCCCACAGCCACATCCAGCACTACATGAAGGAGCGGGACCACCTCCTCACAGACAAGATCTTCAAGGAGTCCGCGGCCGCGGCGGCTCGACTCAGCGGCTCCTGTCCCGGCAGCAAACCCAAAGTTTTCACCTGTGAGGTCTGCGGCAAG GTGTTTAACGCGCACTACAACCTGACGCGCCACATGCCCGTGCACACCGGCGCGCGGCCCTTCGTGTGTAAAGTGTGCGGGAAAGGCTTCAGACAGGCGAGCACACTGTGCCGACACAAAATCATCCACACTCAG GAAAAACCGCACAAGTGTAACCAGTGCGGGAAAGCCTTCAACCGCAGCTCCACCCTCAACACGCACACGCGCATCCACGCGGGATACAAACCGTTCGTGTGCGAGTTCTGCGGGAAAGGATTTCATCAAAAAG gcAACTACAAGAACCACAAGCTGACGCACAGCGGGGAGAAGCAGTTTAAGTGTTCCATCTGCAGCAAGGCGTTCCACCAGGTGTACAACCTCACCttccacatgcacacgcacaacgACAAGAAGCCCTTCACCTGCCCCACCTGTGGCAAGGGCTTCTGCAGGAACTTTGACCTGAAGAAACACATCAGGAAGCTGCACGACTCGGTCAGTTCGCAGTCGCCCTCCCAGGCCTGA